The Corynebacterium confusum genome has a window encoding:
- a CDS encoding YigZ family protein — MEHYPLPAAGKVTEHEVEIKRSRFIALVKRAQNENEARDFIADVRERFPDARHHCSAYVYHQNGAQPAERSSDDGEPSGTAGKPMLDVLKGSGMLDVCAVVVRYFGGIKLGAGGLVHAYGGTLSEAVAQVDRVTRAQRELYTIEVEHAEAGRLEAELRARGYDVRDTQYGAAVTYTLACEPGGRDGLEAELAALTQGRVAPRADGRAWVELPGT, encoded by the coding sequence ATGGAGCACTACCCTTTGCCCGCGGCCGGAAAGGTCACCGAGCACGAAGTAGAAATCAAGCGCTCGCGCTTCATCGCACTCGTTAAGCGAGCGCAAAATGAGAACGAGGCGCGCGATTTCATCGCCGACGTGCGCGAGCGCTTCCCGGACGCCCGCCACCACTGCAGCGCCTACGTCTACCACCAGAACGGGGCGCAGCCGGCGGAGCGGTCCTCCGACGACGGCGAGCCCTCCGGCACCGCAGGCAAACCGATGCTGGACGTGCTCAAGGGCAGCGGCATGCTGGACGTGTGCGCGGTGGTGGTGCGCTACTTCGGCGGCATCAAGCTGGGCGCCGGCGGGCTGGTGCACGCCTACGGCGGCACGCTCAGCGAGGCCGTCGCGCAAGTAGATCGCGTGACCCGCGCGCAGCGGGAGCTGTACACGATCGAGGTGGAGCACGCCGAGGCCGGCCGCCTCGAGGCGGAGCTGCGGGCCCGCGGCTACGACGTCCGCGACACCCAGTACGGCGCCGCGGTGACCTACACCTTGGCCTGCGAGCCCGGCGGCCGAGACGGGCTGGAAGCCGAGCTGGCGGCGCTGACGCAAGGGCGCGTGGCCCCGCGGGCAGACGGGCGAGCCTGGGTGGAGTTACCTGGTACGTGA
- a CDS encoding RNA-binding S4 domain-containing protein, whose protein sequence is MDNQPAGRPVRIDAWVWAVRMFKTRSAAADAVKAGHVKINGEAVKPAQQVVPGDRVRVWKDHHEYDLEVLATVRKRVGAPVARTCYTDHAPPPPPRQFQPSVPVRAKGAGRPTKRERRQMEKFRGGFR, encoded by the coding sequence ATGGATAATCAGCCGGCTGGTAGGCCGGTTCGCATCGACGCGTGGGTCTGGGCGGTGCGCATGTTCAAAACCCGCTCCGCGGCCGCCGATGCCGTCAAGGCCGGCCATGTCAAAATCAACGGCGAGGCCGTCAAGCCCGCGCAGCAGGTCGTCCCCGGCGACCGCGTCCGCGTGTGGAAGGACCACCACGAATACGACCTCGAGGTGCTAGCCACCGTGCGTAAGCGCGTCGGGGCGCCGGTCGCGCGCACCTGCTACACCGACCACGCGCCGCCGCCCCCGCCGCGGCAGTTCCAGCCGTCGGTTCCCGTCCGCGCGAAGGGGGCGGGCCGGCCCACCAAGCGGGAGCGCCGCCAGATGGAGAAATTCCGCGGCGGATTCCGTTAG
- a CDS encoding GTP pyrophosphokinase, with translation MARLGNRYHDWNRQHPHAAADFHAAIEELLNDAGVIFDHVSARVKSWSSFKAKAKKRNADGQPVYPHPWEDIHDLVGVRATVFHSTAIPQAIDVLSESFEVLRSVDKAAQTRISGGFGYGSHHLVLRVTDAIEELAAYRGLTFEVQVRTVLQHAWAEFEHDIRYKQGPNPPSPQVDRLFTLAAGLIELADQQFDEIAALKSPRTETTEDVVVTAETLPGILTMLLGSRFPRSRSDHYRWLAELLELNGVTTVRQLQELLNDEDIASLQEAFQYRFRPGHIRLVDDLLLNRFGQAHIDATAHTGNRADRAKRLRGRLKQLRG, from the coding sequence GTGGCCCGCTTGGGCAACCGCTACCACGACTGGAACCGGCAGCACCCTCACGCCGCCGCAGACTTCCATGCCGCCATCGAAGAATTGCTCAACGATGCCGGCGTTATCTTCGATCACGTCTCCGCCCGCGTGAAGAGCTGGTCCTCGTTCAAGGCGAAGGCGAAAAAGCGCAACGCCGACGGCCAGCCGGTCTACCCGCACCCGTGGGAGGATATCCACGATCTGGTCGGCGTTCGCGCGACGGTCTTCCACTCCACCGCCATCCCGCAGGCCATCGACGTGTTGAGCGAATCCTTCGAGGTCCTGCGCTCGGTCGATAAGGCGGCGCAGACGCGGATTTCGGGCGGCTTCGGCTACGGCTCGCACCACCTGGTGCTGCGGGTGACCGACGCCATCGAGGAGCTGGCCGCCTACCGCGGCTTAACCTTCGAGGTGCAGGTGCGCACCGTCCTGCAGCACGCCTGGGCCGAGTTCGAGCACGACATCCGCTACAAGCAGGGCCCGAACCCGCCGTCGCCGCAGGTGGACCGTCTGTTTACGCTGGCGGCCGGGCTGATCGAGCTCGCCGATCAGCAATTCGACGAGATCGCCGCCCTCAAGAGCCCGCGCACCGAGACCACCGAGGACGTCGTGGTCACCGCGGAGACGCTGCCGGGTATTCTCACCATGCTGCTGGGCTCGCGCTTCCCGCGGTCGCGCTCGGATCACTACCGCTGGCTGGCGGAGCTACTCGAACTCAACGGGGTGACCACCGTGCGCCAGCTCCAGGAACTGCTCAACGACGAGGACATCGCCTCCCTGCAGGAGGCATTCCAGTATCGCTTCCGCCCCGGCCATATCCGGCTGGTCGACGATCTCCTACTCAACCGCTTCGGGCAGGCGCACATCGATGCCACCGCGCACACCGGCAACCGCGCCGATCGCGCCAAGCGCCTGCGGGGGCGCTTAAAGCAGCTGCGCGGCTAG
- the glgX gene encoding glycogen debranching protein GlgX, whose translation MSATHRPQITQVWPGSPSPLGSTFDGSGTNFALFSEVADKVELCLIDAAGQEEHIELTEVSAHVWHCYLPYVSPGQRYGYRVHGPYDPEAGLRCDPSKLLVDPYARAFTGEFDRDAALYSYDIHAEEPGTGRNTSDSLGHTMYSVVINPFFDWRGDRRPHTPENETVIYETHVKGMTMQHPGVPEHLRGTYAGMAHPAVTDYLRDLGVTAVELMPVHQFLQDDRLRELGLRNYWGYNTFGFFAPHQDYAFARKPGEAVAEFKTMVRAFHAAGIEVILDVVYNHTAEGNHMGPTIAFRGIDNQAYYRLHDDNPEYYMDYTGTGNSLNVRHPSSLQMIMDSLRYWVTEMRVDGFRFDLAATLARELNDVDKLATFFDLVQQDPVVSQVKLIAEPWDVGHDGYQVGNFPPIWSEWNGKYRDTVRDFWRGEPATLGEFASRLTGSSDLYGNNDRRPTASINFITAHDGFTLADLVAYNDKHNEANGEDNQDGESFNRSWNHGAEGPTDDPDIQRLRRRQQRNFLATLLLSQGTPMLSHGDEFGRTQSGNNNAYCQDNEIAWMDWSLLEQEKNSELYGFTKRLIGIRHRHPVFRRRRFLAGGPLGTDARDRDIAWLVPSGKLMTQDDWDHGFGKSLMVYLNGNAISEPDARGQKIVDDSFVMIFNAHHEQIEFTLPTQDLGAKWKLVVDTAHPGGYPTEEILIPTAGTIDVQPRSTLLLKQVEPPVLD comes from the coding sequence ATGAGCGCAACTCACCGCCCTCAGATCACCCAAGTTTGGCCCGGCTCCCCTTCGCCGCTGGGCTCCACTTTCGACGGTTCCGGTACCAACTTCGCCCTCTTTTCCGAGGTAGCCGACAAGGTAGAGCTTTGCCTTATCGATGCCGCCGGCCAGGAAGAGCACATCGAACTCACCGAGGTCAGCGCCCACGTCTGGCACTGCTACCTGCCGTATGTCTCGCCCGGCCAGCGCTACGGCTACCGCGTCCACGGCCCCTACGACCCCGAGGCCGGCCTGCGCTGTGATCCCTCCAAGCTGTTGGTGGACCCGTACGCCCGCGCCTTCACCGGGGAATTCGACCGGGACGCCGCGCTGTATTCCTACGACATCCACGCCGAGGAGCCCGGCACCGGACGCAACACCTCCGACTCGCTCGGCCACACCATGTACTCGGTGGTCATTAACCCCTTCTTCGACTGGCGCGGGGACCGCCGCCCGCACACCCCCGAAAACGAAACGGTCATCTACGAGACCCACGTCAAGGGCATGACCATGCAGCACCCCGGCGTCCCGGAGCACCTGCGCGGCACCTACGCCGGCATGGCCCACCCGGCGGTGACCGACTACCTGCGCGACCTCGGCGTGACCGCCGTGGAACTCATGCCCGTCCACCAGTTCCTCCAGGACGACCGCCTGCGCGAGCTGGGCCTGCGCAACTACTGGGGCTACAACACCTTCGGCTTCTTCGCGCCGCACCAGGACTATGCCTTCGCCCGCAAGCCCGGCGAGGCCGTGGCCGAGTTCAAGACGATGGTGCGGGCCTTCCACGCCGCCGGCATCGAGGTCATTTTGGACGTGGTCTACAACCACACCGCCGAGGGCAACCATATGGGCCCGACCATTGCGTTTAGGGGCATCGATAACCAGGCCTACTACCGCCTGCACGATGACAACCCCGAGTACTACATGGACTACACCGGCACCGGGAACTCGCTTAACGTGCGCCACCCGTCCTCGCTGCAGATGATCATGGACTCGCTGCGCTACTGGGTCACCGAGATGCGCGTCGACGGCTTCCGCTTCGACTTGGCGGCCACGCTCGCGCGCGAGCTCAACGACGTCGACAAGCTGGCCACCTTCTTCGACCTGGTGCAGCAGGATCCGGTGGTCAGCCAAGTCAAGCTCATCGCCGAGCCCTGGGACGTCGGCCACGACGGCTACCAGGTGGGCAACTTCCCGCCGATCTGGAGCGAGTGGAACGGCAAGTACCGTGACACCGTCCGCGACTTCTGGCGCGGCGAGCCGGCCACCCTCGGCGAATTCGCCTCCCGGCTGACCGGTTCTTCCGATCTCTACGGCAACAACGACCGTCGCCCGACCGCCTCCATCAACTTCATCACCGCCCATGACGGCTTCACCCTCGCCGACCTAGTTGCCTACAACGACAAGCACAACGAGGCCAACGGTGAGGACAACCAGGACGGCGAGTCCTTCAACCGCTCCTGGAACCACGGCGCCGAAGGCCCCACCGACGACCCGGACATCCAGCGCCTGCGCCGCCGCCAGCAGCGTAACTTCCTGGCCACGCTGCTGCTGAGCCAGGGCACCCCGATGCTTAGCCACGGCGACGAATTCGGCCGCACCCAGTCCGGCAACAACAACGCCTACTGCCAGGACAATGAGATCGCTTGGATGGACTGGTCGCTGCTGGAGCAAGAGAAAAACTCCGAGCTCTACGGCTTCACCAAGCGGCTGATTGGCATCCGCCACCGCCACCCGGTCTTCCGGCGCCGCCGCTTCCTGGCCGGCGGCCCGCTGGGCACCGACGCGCGCGACCGCGACATCGCCTGGCTCGTACCCTCGGGCAAGCTGATGACGCAGGACGACTGGGACCACGGTTTCGGTAAGTCCCTGATGGTCTACCTGAACGGCAACGCGATCAGCGAGCCCGATGCCCGCGGCCAGAAGATCGTCGACGACTCTTTCGTGATGATTTTCAACGCCCACCACGAGCAAATCGAGTTCACGCTGCCCACCCAGGATCTCGGCGCGAAGTGGAAACTGGTGGTCGACACCGCACACCCCGGCGGGTACCCCACCGAAGAAATCCTCATCCCGACAGCGGGTACCATCGATGTGCAACCGCGCTCCACGCTGTTGCTCAAGCAGGTGGAGCCGCCCGTTCTCGATTAG
- a CDS encoding exonuclease domain-containing protein, translating into MSVKAHGALVDVTATSVEIHHSVLSLSLGKPATTSVPLADISGLSVHEPTATAQGWVVLEGTDVTIPVDPHQDAEAIRALIAAAQSGEHDPGVPGLDFTAVDVETANWHWGSICQVGAVRFRDGRETESRTWLCQPPANWPDFDDVNISIHGITAADVADAAPFATVAAELVDFVGGDVFVAHNAQFDSSALHAALQATSSDIPDWQLACSLALARHCSARGVLDVANHKLPTVAAACGMESFSHHDACADARAAGVIVAGLAQKLGLTGGIAGLFDGCGFRLGALSAEQVMPVLQDNVAPTSAADLGAGTDFRSQTRESGARRPAPWKTVATPETIPEPNPDADPQGPLYGQHVTLTGDFEPFDKGQLWSAIAERGGVIGKNVTKKTTLLVVGTWAKKTSKEKRAEELRDKGQDITFWSANELLDAVGLSHQPPF; encoded by the coding sequence GTGTCGGTTAAAGCCCACGGCGCCCTCGTCGATGTCACCGCTACCAGCGTGGAGATCCACCACTCCGTACTGTCGCTGAGCCTGGGGAAGCCGGCCACTACCTCGGTCCCGCTCGCCGACATCAGCGGGTTAAGCGTGCACGAGCCCACCGCCACCGCGCAGGGCTGGGTGGTGTTGGAGGGCACGGACGTAACCATCCCCGTCGACCCGCACCAGGACGCCGAGGCCATCCGCGCGCTGATCGCCGCCGCCCAAAGCGGCGAGCACGACCCGGGCGTGCCGGGGCTGGATTTCACCGCCGTCGACGTCGAAACCGCCAACTGGCATTGGGGGTCTATCTGCCAGGTGGGTGCGGTCCGCTTCCGCGACGGCCGCGAGACCGAATCTAGGACCTGGCTGTGTCAACCGCCGGCTAACTGGCCCGACTTCGACGACGTCAACATCTCCATCCACGGCATCACGGCCGCCGATGTCGCCGATGCCGCCCCCTTTGCCACCGTCGCCGCCGAGCTGGTGGACTTTGTAGGCGGCGACGTCTTCGTCGCGCACAACGCCCAGTTCGACTCCAGCGCCCTCCACGCCGCCCTGCAGGCCACCTCCAGCGACATCCCCGACTGGCAGCTGGCCTGCTCCCTGGCGCTGGCGCGCCACTGCTCCGCCCGCGGGGTCCTCGACGTGGCCAACCACAAGCTGCCCACCGTCGCCGCGGCGTGCGGGATGGAGTCCTTTAGCCACCACGACGCCTGCGCGGATGCCCGCGCCGCCGGGGTCATCGTCGCCGGCCTGGCGCAGAAGCTGGGGCTGACTGGCGGCATCGCCGGCCTCTTCGACGGGTGCGGCTTCCGCCTGGGGGCGCTATCTGCCGAGCAGGTCATGCCGGTCCTCCAAGACAACGTGGCGCCGACGTCGGCGGCCGACCTGGGAGCGGGCACGGATTTCCGCTCGCAGACCCGCGAGTCCGGGGCTCGCCGCCCCGCCCCCTGGAAGACCGTCGCCACGCCGGAGACCATCCCCGAGCCCAACCCCGACGCCGACCCGCAGGGCCCGCTTTACGGCCAACACGTCACGCTGACCGGCGACTTCGAGCCCTTCGACAAGGGCCAGCTGTGGTCCGCCATCGCCGAGCGCGGCGGGGTGATCGGCAAGAACGTCACGAAGAAGACCACCCTGCTAGTCGTCGGCACGTGGGCGAAGAAGACGTCCAAGGAAAAGCGCGCCGAGGAGCTGCGCGACAAGGGCCAGGACATCACCTTCTGGAGCGCCAACGAGCTCCTCGATGCCGTGGGGTTGAGCCACCAACCGCCGTTTTAG